The proteins below are encoded in one region of Triticum aestivum cultivar Chinese Spring chromosome 1B, IWGSC CS RefSeq v2.1, whole genome shotgun sequence:
- the LOC123090201 gene encoding uncharacterized protein, whose protein sequence is MDAPFLPEHPGGRSASNGGLCRPGTSPEHAASSVLEPASGGRREGARRGEREIRWAPLAVRRALTPLPAWISGGSHLPAGPASQPHNRQPRVDLAPSETERFPAIRSVASPHFFPVPYSSPVCRSCRI, encoded by the exons ATGGACGCGCCGTTCCTCCCCGAGCACCCCGGTGGCCGGAGCGCCTCGAACGGTGGCCTGTGCCGCCCGGGCACCTCGCCGGAGCATGCGGCCTCCTCTGTTCTGGAGCCGGCGTCGGGAGGAAGAAGGGAAGGAGcgaggaggggagagagagagatccggTGGGCCCCGCTGGCAGTGAGACGGGCGTTGACCCCGTTGCCAGCGTGGATAAGTGGCGGGTCCCACCTTCCTGCGGGCCCCGCCAGTCAGCCTCACAACCGCCAGCCCCGCGTTGACCTAG ccccctccgagacagaacgttttccggcgattcgttccgtggcttcaccgcacttcttcccggtgccttattcatccccag tttgcaggtcatgccggatttga